From a single Maylandia zebra isolate NMK-2024a linkage group LG3, Mzebra_GT3a, whole genome shotgun sequence genomic region:
- the LOC106676301 gene encoding tripartite motif-containing protein 16-like encodes MAQKGVQLESETISCSICLDFLKDPVTTACGHSYCRNCIKSFWDEEDRKGIHSCPQCRKTFTPRPVLEKNIMLAALVEQLKKTGLQAAPADHCYAGPEDVACDVCTGRKLKAIKSCVVCLISYCEKHIQLHLESPAFEKHKLVAPSKKLQENICSRHDEVMKIFCRTDQQSICYLCTMDEHKGHETVPAAAERTEKQKELEVRRLNIQQRIQEREKDVKLLQQEVEAINGSADKAVEDSEKMFTELIRLIQKRSSDVKQQVRSQQETEVSRVKELQEKLEQEIAELKRKDGELEQLSHTEDHNQFLHNYPSLSALSESTHSSSINIRPLSYFEDVTAAVSVTRDKLQDILRDKWTNISLTVTEVDVLLSPPQPEPKTRAGFLKYSRELTLDPNTAHLNVVLFEGNRKAKAIKKQQSYSDHPDRFTKWYQVLSRESLTGRCYWEVEWRGRETDIAVSYKDINRLRTTFGYNDISWAVRCDRNGYEFWHNKVQTVLSGPRSSRVGVYLDHRAGILSFYSVSKNMTLLHRVQTTFTQPLYAGFLFSEGDTAEFIKL; translated from the coding sequence ATGGCGCAGAAAGGAGTTCAGCTGGAGAGTGAAACAATTTCTTGTTCCATCTGCTTGGATTTCCTGAAAGATCCGGTGACTACAGcctgtggacacagctactgcaGGAACTGTATTAAAAGTTTCTGGGATGAAGAGGACAGGAAGggaatccacagctgccctcagtgcagGAAGACTTTCACACCGAGGCCTGTCCTGGAGAAAAACATCATGTTAGCAGCTTTAgtggagcagctgaagaagactggactccaagctgctccagctgatcactgctatgctggacctgaagatgtggcctgtgatgtctgtactGGGAGGAAGCTGAAAGCCATCAAGTCCTGTGTGGTGTGTCTGATCTCCTACTGTGAGAAACACATTCAGCTTCATCTGGAGTCTCCTGCCTTTGAAAAACACAAGCTGGTGGCCCCCTCCAAGAAGCTCCAGGAGAACATCTGCTCTCgtcatgatgaggtgatgaagattttctgtcgtactgatcagcagagtatctgttatctctgcacaatggatgaacataaaggccaTGAAACAGtcccagctgcagcagaaaggactgAGAAGCAGAAGGAGCTCGAGGTGAGACGActaaacatccagcagagaatccaggagcgagagaaagatgtgaagctgcttcaacaggaggtggaggccatcaatGGCTCTGCTGATAAAGCAGTGGAGGACAGTGAGAAGATGTTCACTGAGCTGATCCGTCTCAtccagaaaagaagctctgatgtgaagcagcaggtcagatcccagcaggaaactgaagtgagtcgagtcaaagagcttcaggagaagctggagcaggagatcgctgagctgaagaggaaagacggcgagctggagcagctctcacacacagaggatcacaaccagtttctacacaactacccctcactgtcagcactcagtgagtctacacactcatccagcatcaatattcgtcctctgagctactttgaggacgtgacagcagctgtgtcagtgaccagagataaactacaggacattctgagagacaaatggacaaacatctcactgacagtcactgaagtggatgttttactgtcacCACCACAACCAGAGCCAAAGACCAGAGctggattcttaaaatattcacGGGAACTCacactggatccaaacacagcacattTAAATGTGGTATTATTTGAAGGGAATAGAAAAGCAAAAGCAATCAAAAAACAACAGTCTtattctgatcatccagacagattcactAAATGGTATCAAGTCCTGAGTAGAGAGAGTCTGACTGGacgttgttactgggaggtggagtggagaggGCGTGAAACTGATATAGCAGTCTCATACAAGGATATTAACAGATTAAGGACAACATTTGGATATAATGATATATCTTGGGCAGTGCGCTGTGACAGAAACGGTTATGAATTCTGGCACAACAAAGTTCAAACTGTCCTCTCAGGTCCTCGGTCCTCCAGAGTaggagtgtacctggatcacagagcaggtattCTGTCTTTCTACAGCGTCTCTAAAAAcatgactctcctccacagagtccagaccacattcactcagccgctctatgctggatttttattttctgaaggAGACACTGCAGAATTCATTAAACTGTAA